One window of the Deinococcus betulae genome contains the following:
- a CDS encoding BioF/Kbl family PLP-dependent acyltransferase, with protein sequence MPVTLSDRLSADLSGLRESGLLIHPRVLDAPQHARTTVDGRNVINLASNNYLGFADHPALKARAAEYLDKWGVGAGAVRTIAGTLRIHEEFEAQIADFKHTGSALVLHSGFSTNQGVLGGLLKEGDLVVSDELNHASIIDGLRLTKATRKVFKHADPEDLDRVLKDNPTDGLIMVVTDGVFSMDGDLAPLDQLVAVARKYSAVTYVDDAHGSGVMGAQGRGTVHHFGFEYADDVIQVGTLSKAWGGVGGYAAGHENLRQLLINRARPYLFSTAQAPATVGALAAALDEVQRDPTLMERLWDNTRYFKAELQRLGFDTFGSVTPITPVIFGEAPAAFEASRRLFDEGIFAVGLGFPTVPRNLARIRNIVTAEHTKDDLDQALSAYEKVGRALGTIGG encoded by the coding sequence ATGCCTGTCACCCTGTCCGACCGCCTGAGCGCTGACCTCTCCGGCCTGCGTGAAAGTGGCCTCCTGATTCACCCGCGGGTGCTGGACGCCCCGCAGCATGCCCGCACCACCGTGGACGGCCGCAACGTCATCAACCTGGCCAGCAACAACTACCTGGGGTTCGCCGACCACCCAGCCCTCAAGGCCCGCGCCGCCGAGTATCTGGACAAGTGGGGCGTGGGGGCCGGGGCCGTGCGGACCATTGCCGGCACCCTGCGGATTCACGAGGAATTTGAGGCGCAGATTGCGGACTTCAAGCACACCGGCAGCGCGCTGGTGCTGCACAGCGGCTTTTCGACCAATCAGGGGGTGCTGGGCGGCCTGCTGAAAGAAGGCGACCTCGTGGTCAGCGACGAACTGAACCACGCCAGCATCATTGATGGGCTGCGGCTGACCAAGGCCACGCGCAAGGTGTTCAAGCACGCCGACCCCGAAGACCTCGACCGGGTGCTGAAAGACAACCCCACAGACGGCCTCATCATGGTCGTCACCGACGGCGTCTTCAGCATGGACGGCGACTTGGCCCCGCTGGACCAGCTGGTGGCGGTGGCCCGCAAGTACAGCGCCGTCACCTACGTGGACGACGCCCACGGGTCGGGCGTCATGGGCGCCCAGGGGCGCGGCACCGTGCATCATTTCGGCTTCGAGTACGCCGACGACGTGATTCAGGTGGGCACCCTGTCTAAAGCCTGGGGTGGGGTGGGCGGCTACGCGGCCGGCCACGAGAACCTGCGCCAGCTGCTGATTAACCGCGCCCGGCCCTATCTGTTTTCCACCGCGCAGGCCCCGGCCACGGTGGGCGCCCTGGCCGCCGCCCTGGACGAGGTGCAGCGCGACCCCACCCTGATGGAGCGCCTGTGGGACAACACCCGTTACTTCAAGGCCGAGTTGCAGAGGCTGGGCTTCGACACCTTTGGCAGCGTCACGCCCATTACGCCGGTCATCTTCGGGGAGGCGCCCGCCGCCTTTGAGGCCAGCCGCCGCCTCTTTGACGAGGGCATCTTCGCTGTGGGCCTGGGCTTTCCCACCGTGCCCCGCAACCTGGCCCGCATCCGCAACATCGTGACCGCCGAACACACCAAAGACGATCTGGATCAGGCCCTCAGCGCCTACGAGAAGGTGGGCCGCGCCCTGGGCACGATTGGCGGGTGA
- a CDS encoding carbon-nitrogen hydrolase family protein, with protein MTAQRDAVVRVAAAAYPIEFLDGWAAFETKVTRWVADAAGQGAQLLVFPEYAPLELISLLPNTLHHDVRGMRPALQAFLPNFLSLHARLAREYRVGLVAGSFPVAYGDVFVNRAYVFGPDGTHSHQDKLLMTRFEAEEWDIAPGEGTRVFELPLPGWTLRFGIAICYDSEFPALARHLAEGGAELLVVPSFTGSRAGYTRVRVGSMARALENQCYALHAPLIADAPWTYAVEDAHGAAGIYTPADNGLPADGVLGQLGWNEPGWLVTDLDLALTRHVRADGHVLNWRDRVVGEARPGPAQLVTLGAPERG; from the coding sequence ATGACAGCGCAGCGTGACGCGGTGGTGCGGGTGGCGGCGGCGGCCTACCCGATTGAGTTTCTGGACGGCTGGGCGGCTTTTGAAACCAAAGTCACGCGCTGGGTGGCCGACGCGGCGGGTCAGGGGGCGCAGCTCCTCGTGTTTCCCGAGTACGCGCCGCTGGAGCTGATCAGCCTGCTGCCAAACACCCTGCACCACGACGTGCGGGGCATGCGGCCGGCGCTGCAAGCCTTCTTGCCAAACTTCCTGAGTCTGCACGCGCGCCTGGCCCGCGAATACCGTGTTGGGCTGGTGGCCGGCAGCTTTCCAGTCGCTTACGGCGACGTGTTTGTCAACCGGGCGTATGTGTTCGGCCCGGACGGCACGCACAGTCATCAGGACAAGCTGCTGATGACCCGCTTTGAGGCCGAGGAATGGGACATCGCCCCCGGTGAGGGCACGCGCGTCTTTGAGCTACCGCTGCCCGGCTGGACGCTGCGCTTTGGCATCGCCATCTGCTACGACAGCGAATTTCCGGCCCTGGCCCGGCACCTGGCCGAAGGCGGCGCAGAACTGCTGGTCGTGCCCTCCTTTACTGGCAGCCGCGCGGGGTACACGCGCGTGCGGGTGGGGAGCATGGCCCGCGCCCTGGAAAACCAGTGTTACGCCCTGCACGCCCCCCTGATTGCCGACGCGCCCTGGACCTACGCCGTGGAAGACGCCCACGGCGCGGCCGGCATCTACACCCCTGCCGACAATGGCCTGCCCGCCGACGGGGTGCTGGGGCAGCTGGGCTGGAATGAACCGGGCTGGCTGGTGACGGACCTTGACCTGGCCCTGACCCGCCATGTGCGCGCCGACGGCCACGTGCTGAACTGGCGCGACCGCGTGGTGGGCGAAGCGCGCCCTGGGCCGGCCCAGCTGGTCACGTTGGGCGCCCCAGAGCGGGGATGA
- a CDS encoding WapI family immunity protein — translation MPDGRVWEVVDPCLTAREAHRLLAWLEEVSEKAPVFIGWQQAGLSSTESFTEPCLVLSARSAWFRDPDLDNQLHLRIVMQAEYLPPFARELDHSPDWMDTGEVSDAWVDFPVTQAELRALTAQWKAQVSRFPVRGEA, via the coding sequence TTGCCTGATGGCCGGGTCTGGGAGGTGGTTGACCCCTGCCTGACCGCTCGGGAGGCCCACCGGTTGCTTGCCTGGCTGGAAGAAGTTAGCGAGAAGGCACCCGTTTTCATCGGCTGGCAGCAGGCGGGCCTCAGCAGCACCGAGAGCTTTACCGAGCCGTGCCTAGTGCTCTCGGCGCGTTCTGCCTGGTTTCGTGACCCGGACCTTGACAACCAACTTCACCTGCGCATCGTGATGCAGGCGGAATATCTGCCGCCGTTTGCCAGGGAACTGGACCATTCACCCGACTGGATGGACACGGGCGAAGTCTCGGACGCCTGGGTGGACTTCCCTGTCACTCAGGCCGAGTTGCGAGCACTGACGGCCCAGTGGAAAGCCCAGGTCAGCCGCTTTCCTGTTCGTGGTGAGGCGTAG
- a CDS encoding RtcB family protein, translating into MNGKHLVKLGLEKKAIALAQTAAAARETAGLARDEILAELRAVQANPAAYLAGGVYADLATELSAQQATRDALKGAELRAAPLPYPVWGQDLIEPGARSQMDVAMRLPVSRAGALMPDAHVGYGLPIGGVLATENAVIPYGVGVDIGCSMMLSVLPVAPGALHAEDGKALLLKHTRFGAGVAFDKRDRQDHEVLHEGAWQDQPLLRHLFEKAATQIGTSGSGNHFVEFGTFTLADADLGLEAGEYLAVLSHSGSRGFGAQVAGHFTNLAERRHPGLDPAAKKLAWLPLDSEDGQAYWQAMNLAGRYALANHDLIHARLARALNVQPLAQVRNSHNLAWEQEVGGQNLIVHRKGATPAEAGQLGLIPGSMADPGYVVRGLGNRDALGSASHGAGRVLGRKAAERTLAKKDVQAYLAARGVTLIGGGIDEAPQAYKRIEEVLARQSDLVDVVGRFTPQIVRMDTGSEDV; encoded by the coding sequence ATGAACGGCAAACATCTTGTGAAACTTGGCCTGGAGAAAAAGGCCATCGCCTTGGCCCAGACCGCCGCCGCTGCCCGCGAAACCGCTGGCCTGGCCCGCGACGAGATTTTGGCGGAACTGCGCGCTGTGCAGGCCAACCCGGCGGCGTACCTGGCCGGCGGCGTCTATGCCGACCTAGCCACTGAACTGAGTGCCCAGCAAGCGACGCGTGACGCCCTGAAAGGGGCCGAGCTGCGCGCCGCGCCGCTGCCCTACCCGGTGTGGGGCCAGGACCTGATCGAGCCCGGCGCCCGCAGCCAGATGGACGTGGCGATGCGCCTGCCGGTCAGCCGCGCCGGTGCCCTGATGCCCGACGCCCATGTGGGCTACGGCCTGCCTATTGGCGGGGTACTGGCCACCGAAAACGCGGTCATTCCCTACGGCGTGGGCGTGGACATCGGCTGCTCCATGATGCTCTCGGTGCTGCCCGTGGCGCCCGGCGCCCTGCACGCTGAAGATGGCAAGGCGCTGCTGCTCAAGCACACCCGCTTTGGGGCCGGCGTGGCCTTCGACAAGCGCGACCGTCAGGACCACGAAGTGCTGCACGAGGGCGCCTGGCAGGACCAGCCTCTGCTGCGCCACCTGTTTGAGAAGGCTGCCACCCAGATTGGCACCAGCGGCAGCGGCAATCACTTCGTGGAATTCGGCACCTTCACGCTGGCAGACGCCGACCTGGGGCTGGAGGCCGGCGAGTACCTGGCCGTGCTGTCCCACAGCGGCAGCCGCGGCTTTGGGGCGCAGGTGGCGGGGCACTTCACCAATCTGGCCGAGCGCCGCCACCCTGGCCTGGACCCCGCTGCCAAGAAGCTGGCGTGGCTGCCCCTGGACAGCGAGGACGGGCAGGCTTACTGGCAGGCCATGAATCTGGCGGGCCGCTACGCGCTGGCCAACCATGACCTGATTCATGCCCGCCTGGCACGCGCCCTAAACGTGCAGCCGCTGGCACAGGTGCGCAACAGTCACAACCTGGCCTGGGAACAGGAGGTCGGTGGCCAGAACCTGATCGTGCACCGCAAGGGCGCCACCCCCGCCGAGGCCGGGCAACTGGGCCTGATTCCCGGCAGCATGGCTGACCCTGGGTACGTGGTTCGCGGTCTGGGCAACCGGGACGCCCTGGGCAGCGCCAGCCACGGCGCGGGGCGCGTGCTGGGCCGCAAGGCTGCTGAGCGCACACTGGCCAAAAAGGACGTGCAGGCGTACCTGGCCGCGCGCGGCGTGACCCTGATTGGCGGCGGGATTGACGAGGCCCCGCAGGCGTACAAGCGCATTGAAGAGGTGCTGGCGCGGCAGAGTGATCTGGTGGATGTGGTCGGCCGCTTCACTCCCCAAATCGTTCGGATGGACACCGGCAGCGAGGATGTGTAG
- a CDS encoding DUF3160 domain-containing protein, producing MRPLTLTLLLGSFSAALAAPTSYNLPVNLSAIKNQEVLRSDPEVGTSGLSPAQRAALSKNGFVISPGTWTHFDGVYEATRYLNQPVFATTDSMLHVYHLVFDKLLRDLERESLSPALRRLTTLLVADARRQHAALKGTPLEGDARRALAYLAVAAKLIDPATTPPAEVASLVTAELKLIDAHAGRATSPIFAATELEEDYSQYVPRGHYTRSDALKRYFRTMMWLGRVNLRVQSAGETRTAALLTNLLTNNAEAQKLWARLYDPTTLLIGASDDLNYRQYAAALKSTTGGQVRRLADPAVLKTFQAALAKLPPPQVNSVFVEAKPGEGREVRERQTLGFRVMGQRFTLDGAAFQRLIYREVGTLEKPREFPRGLDLLAALGSDAALNELRRTGEAGYANYLPQMAKVRASFAALKEKDWTANVYSGWLYALQPLAKPAARDARYPAFMRTPAWTRKELLTALGSWTELRHDTILYAKQTMAEMGAGEEPEPPRGYVEPNAAVWTRLLTLEALTRNVLKTQGVLSERTANNLTELRSMLTFLNTATAKQLAGTALTRDEYDRLNYYGGWLEQMKLASADPQDGSQEASQFDENDMAAVVADVATAGNRALEEATGYIDELYAVVPDGRGGLQVARGGVYSQYEFKVPVSSRLTDEAWRKQLRAGQAPPAHPWLDGIRVK from the coding sequence ATGCGACCTCTCACCCTGACCCTGCTGCTGGGCAGCTTCAGCGCCGCGCTGGCCGCGCCGACCTCTTACAATCTGCCCGTCAACCTGAGCGCCATCAAAAACCAGGAAGTGCTGCGGTCCGACCCCGAAGTGGGCACCAGCGGCCTCAGCCCAGCTCAGCGTGCCGCCCTGAGCAAGAACGGGTTTGTGATCAGCCCCGGCACCTGGACGCACTTTGATGGGGTCTACGAGGCCACCCGCTACCTCAACCAGCCGGTGTTTGCGACCACCGACTCCATGCTGCATGTGTACCACCTCGTCTTTGACAAGCTGCTGCGCGACCTGGAACGGGAATCGCTGTCGCCCGCGCTGCGCCGCCTGACCACGCTGCTGGTGGCCGACGCCCGGCGGCAGCACGCCGCCCTGAAGGGCACGCCCCTGGAGGGCGACGCCCGCCGCGCCCTGGCGTACCTGGCCGTGGCCGCCAAACTGATTGACCCGGCCACTACGCCGCCGGCTGAGGTGGCCAGTCTGGTCACCGCCGAGCTGAAACTCATTGACGCCCACGCCGGCCGCGCCACCTCGCCTATTTTTGCGGCCACCGAACTGGAAGAGGATTACTCGCAGTACGTGCCACGGGGCCACTACACCCGCAGCGACGCCCTGAAGCGTTATTTCCGCACGATGATGTGGCTGGGGCGCGTGAACCTGCGCGTGCAGAGTGCCGGCGAGACCCGCACCGCCGCCCTGCTGACCAACCTGCTGACCAACAATGCCGAGGCCCAGAAGCTGTGGGCGCGCCTGTATGACCCCACCACACTGCTGATCGGCGCCAGTGACGACCTGAATTACCGCCAGTACGCCGCGGCCCTGAAAAGCACTACAGGTGGGCAGGTGCGCCGCCTGGCCGACCCCGCCGTGCTGAAGACCTTCCAGGCTGCCCTGGCCAAGCTGCCACCGCCGCAGGTCAACAGCGTCTTCGTGGAGGCCAAGCCCGGCGAGGGCCGCGAGGTGCGCGAGCGCCAGACGCTGGGCTTCCGGGTGATGGGCCAGCGCTTTACCCTGGACGGCGCGGCTTTTCAGCGCCTGATTTACCGCGAGGTGGGCACCCTTGAAAAGCCCCGCGAATTCCCACGGGGCCTGGACCTGCTGGCCGCCCTGGGCAGCGACGCCGCCCTGAACGAACTGCGCCGCACCGGCGAGGCCGGGTACGCCAACTACCTGCCCCAGATGGCGAAAGTGCGCGCCAGTTTTGCTGCGCTGAAGGAAAAGGACTGGACCGCCAACGTTTACAGCGGCTGGCTGTACGCCCTGCAGCCTCTGGCCAAGCCCGCCGCGCGGGACGCGCGCTACCCGGCCTTTATGCGCACGCCCGCCTGGACGCGCAAGGAACTGCTGACGGCCCTGGGCTCGTGGACCGAGCTGCGCCACGACACCATTCTGTACGCCAAGCAGACGATGGCCGAGATGGGCGCGGGCGAGGAACCCGAGCCGCCGCGCGGCTACGTGGAACCCAACGCGGCCGTCTGGACACGCCTGCTGACCTTAGAGGCCCTGACCAGGAATGTCCTGAAAACCCAGGGCGTCCTGTCCGAGCGCACCGCCAACAACCTGACCGAGCTGCGCTCCATGCTGACCTTCCTGAACACGGCCACCGCCAAGCAACTGGCCGGCACCGCCCTGACCCGCGACGAATATGACCGCCTGAATTACTACGGCGGTTGGCTGGAACAGATGAAATTGGCCAGCGCCGACCCGCAGGACGGCAGCCAGGAAGCCAGCCAGTTTGACGAAAACGACATGGCGGCCGTCGTGGCTGACGTGGCAACCGCCGGCAACAGGGCGCTGGAAGAAGCCACTGGCTACATTGACGAGCTGTACGCCGTGGTCCCCGACGGCCGGGGCGGCCTGCAGGTGGCGCGCGGCGGCGTCTACAGCCAGTACGAGTTCAAGGTGCCCGTCAGCAGCCGCCTGACCGACGAAGCCTGGCGCAAGCAGCTGCGCGCGGGCCAGGCGCCCCCCGCCCATCCGTGGCTGGACGGCATCCGGGTGAAGTGA
- a CDS encoding CapA family protein encodes MTLPVLVAFLLTAGGRETPTPVLALAGDVSLARGVAQANAGSWAAALQGVRPALQADASAANLESPLTDAPRVTTGIDLRAPVAAVAALHPLTHLSVENNHAGDGGVAGQRRSQQMLRAAHLSPITRTLSLSRVGNRMVAWVAYLDDGRTPPPLGAVREGARRAEVVVVLPHWGAEYGRSTPRQRAQARQLAAAGATVVAGSGPHVLQGHEVLTGPGGRVLVLYSLGNLLFDQTLPAARLGAVVRVPLADVTRACAVPTRTRAGRALRAAGEDRRTALTRLGLPACPEGT; translated from the coding sequence TTGACCCTTCCGGTCCTGGTTGCTTTCCTGCTGACGGCGGGCGGGCGCGAGACGCCGACCCCAGTGCTGGCCCTGGCCGGCGATGTCAGCCTGGCGCGTGGGGTGGCGCAGGCGAACGCGGGAAGCTGGGCCGCCGCCCTGCAAGGGGTGCGCCCCGCCCTGCAAGCTGATGCCAGCGCCGCCAATCTGGAATCACCGCTGACAGACGCTCCGCGCGTGACCACCGGCATTGACCTGCGTGCCCCAGTGGCCGCCGTGGCCGCCCTGCACCCCCTCACCCACCTAAGCGTGGAGAACAATCACGCTGGGGACGGCGGAGTAGCCGGGCAGCGGCGCAGCCAGCAGATGCTGCGGGCCGCACATCTCTCCCCCATCACCCGCACCCTGAGCCTTAGCCGCGTGGGGAACCGGATGGTGGCCTGGGTGGCGTACCTGGACGACGGCCGCACGCCGCCCCCTCTGGGGGCCGTTCGGGAGGGCGCGCGCCGGGCGGAGGTGGTCGTGGTATTGCCGCACTGGGGCGCCGAATATGGGCGGTCTACCCCGCGTCAGCGCGCCCAGGCCCGGCAACTGGCTGCCGCTGGCGCGACCGTGGTGGCCGGCAGCGGGCCCCACGTGTTGCAAGGCCACGAGGTCCTGACGGGGCCGGGTGGACGGGTGTTGGTGCTGTACAGCCTGGGCAACCTGCTGTTCGACCAGACCCTGCCCGCCGCCCGACTGGGGGCCGTGGTGCGGGTGCCGCTGGCAGACGTCACGCGCGCCTGCGCCGTGCCCACCCGCACCCGCGCGGGCCGCGCTCTGCGGGCCGCCGGCGAGGACCGCCGCACCGCCCTGACCCGGCTGGGGCTGCCGGCCTGCCCGGAGGGGACATGA
- a CDS encoding HAD family hydrolase codes for MTLHAVIFDFDGTILDTETPEFQHWQALYRQHDRELHLHDWQRGIGTWDAFDPWAGLPAHVQADRETVHGQLKTAVHAAIEAGDIRPGVRAVLDDLRARGLRLALATSSDRAWVTRWLSHHGLLEHFEVLATRDDVARVKPDPELYLLAARGLGLRPADCLAVEDSLNGATAAVAAGMRVVVVPNDVTRSQPFPPDWARIEGYEGGVAGLLAAGLGEL; via the coding sequence ATGACCCTGCACGCCGTAATTTTCGACTTCGACGGCACCATACTGGATACCGAGACTCCCGAGTTTCAGCACTGGCAGGCGCTGTACCGCCAGCACGACCGCGAGCTGCACCTGCACGACTGGCAGCGCGGCATCGGCACCTGGGACGCCTTTGACCCCTGGGCGGGCTTGCCAGCGCATGTGCAGGCTGACCGCGAGACGGTTCACGGGCAATTGAAAACGGCGGTCCACGCGGCCATTGAGGCGGGCGATATCCGGCCTGGTGTGCGCGCCGTGCTGGACGACCTGCGCGCCCGTGGGCTGCGGCTGGCCCTGGCGACCAGCAGTGACCGGGCCTGGGTGACGCGCTGGCTGAGCCACCACGGGCTGCTGGAGCATTTCGAGGTGCTAGCGACCCGCGACGATGTAGCGCGCGTCAAGCCTGACCCGGAACTGTACCTGCTGGCGGCGCGGGGGCTGGGGCTCAGGCCGGCTGACTGCCTGGCCGTCGAGGACAGCCTGAACGGCGCCACGGCGGCGGTGGCGGCTGGGATGCGGGTGGTGGTCGTGCCGAATGACGTTACGCGGTCACAGCCGTTTCCGCCCGACTGGGCGCGCATAGAGGGCTATGAGGGGGGCGTGGCGGGTCTACTGGCGGCAGGGCTAGGCGAACTGTAG
- a CDS encoding GNAT family N-acetyltransferase, with protein sequence MTFTRRLTVADAQVYRAVRLAALHADPAAFLTTAAEFAAQPLNQLEARLAPDAPGVTLGAFLSGNLVGLLTLVRESAPALAHRVNIYGVSVAPAARGQGTGERLVRAGIETTRTWPGVTSLHLAVMETQTAARRLYERCGFRVWGRQPDAVRRDGQVFAEDWMVLELGRTTPHHEQESG encoded by the coding sequence ATGACCTTCACACGTCGCCTGACCGTGGCCGACGCCCAGGTCTACCGGGCCGTGCGGCTGGCGGCCCTGCACGCCGACCCAGCCGCTTTCCTGACCACAGCCGCCGAATTTGCTGCGCAACCCCTGAATCAGCTTGAGGCCCGCCTGGCTCCAGACGCGCCAGGGGTGACGCTGGGGGCTTTTCTCAGTGGCAACTTGGTAGGGCTGCTGACCCTGGTGCGCGAGTCAGCCCCTGCACTGGCCCACCGGGTCAACATCTACGGCGTGTCGGTGGCGCCGGCGGCGCGGGGGCAGGGCACAGGAGAAAGGCTGGTCCGCGCCGGCATTGAGACCACCCGCACCTGGCCGGGCGTCACGTCCCTGCATCTGGCGGTGATGGAGACCCAGACAGCCGCTCGCCGCCTGTACGAACGCTGCGGCTTTCGCGTGTGGGGCCGGCAGCCGGATGCGGTGCGGCGGGACGGTCAGGTCTTTGCCGAGGACTGGATGGTGCTGGAACTGGGAAGGACTACGCCTCACCACGAACAGGAAAGCGGCTGA
- a CDS encoding GNAT family N-acetyltransferase, which translates to MTEYRVQAAVDSTKLSQLREAAWGAPDDGHAWPAILARSLTWVTAHNGGQLIGFVNVAWDGGAHAFLLDTTVHPDWQRRGVGAELVRRAAASARELGAEWLHVDYEPHLSGFYESCGFRPTAAGLLRLR; encoded by the coding sequence GTGACCGAGTACCGCGTGCAGGCTGCTGTGGACTCCACCAAGCTGAGCCAGTTGCGGGAAGCGGCCTGGGGCGCCCCAGACGACGGTCACGCCTGGCCAGCCATCCTGGCCCGCTCGCTGACCTGGGTGACGGCGCATAACGGCGGGCAGCTGATCGGCTTCGTCAACGTGGCCTGGGACGGCGGCGCGCACGCCTTTTTGCTGGACACCACCGTTCACCCCGACTGGCAGCGGCGCGGGGTGGGGGCCGAACTCGTGCGCCGGGCAGCCGCTTCAGCGCGCGAACTGGGGGCCGAGTGGTTGCACGTGGATTACGAACCCCACCTGTCAGGCTTCTACGAGAGCTGCGGTTTTCGGCCTACCGCAGCGGGGCTGCTGCGGCTGCGCTGA
- the ubiE gene encoding bifunctional demethylmenaquinone methyltransferase/2-methoxy-6-polyprenyl-1,4-benzoquinol methylase UbiE — MTKRPAVGDKQERGQDVQAMFASIAPRYDLLNRVLSLGVDRGWRRAAAQEALALSPARVLDVATGTADFALELKTRAPQAEVVGSDFVPEMLAIGRQKATARHLQVSLEEGDALNLPYPDGSFDAVTCAFGFRNFADYERGLSEFWRVLAPGGRAVILEFPPPGPGLFGAAFRFYFQHLLPRIGGLVSGNAAAYTYLPASVLAFPDPQHLERLMQATGFRTRHRLLTFGIAAIHVGDKL, encoded by the coding sequence ATGACCAAGCGGCCCGCCGTGGGCGACAAACAGGAGCGGGGCCAGGACGTGCAGGCCATGTTCGCCTCGATTGCGCCCCGCTACGACCTCCTGAACCGTGTGCTGAGCCTAGGGGTGGACCGGGGCTGGCGCCGCGCCGCTGCCCAGGAAGCGCTGGCCCTGAGCCCTGCGCGGGTGCTGGACGTGGCCACCGGCACCGCCGACTTTGCCCTGGAGCTAAAGACGCGCGCCCCGCAGGCCGAGGTCGTGGGCAGCGACTTCGTGCCGGAAATGCTGGCGATTGGCCGCCAGAAGGCCACCGCCCGCCACCTGCAGGTCAGCCTGGAAGAAGGCGACGCTCTGAACCTGCCCTACCCCGACGGCAGTTTTGACGCCGTGACCTGCGCGTTCGGCTTTCGCAACTTTGCCGACTACGAGCGTGGCCTGTCAGAGTTCTGGCGGGTGCTGGCGCCGGGCGGGCGAGCCGTCATTCTGGAGTTCCCGCCGCCAGGACCGGGGCTGTTTGGGGCCGCCTTCCGCTTTTACTTTCAGCACCTGCTGCCGCGCATTGGCGGCCTGGTGAGCGGCAACGCAGCGGCCTACACCTACCTGCCCGCCAGCGTGCTGGCCTTTCCCGACCCGCAGCATCTGGAACGACTGATGCAGGCCACGGGCTTTCGCACCCGCCACCGCCTGCTTACGTTCGGCATTGCCGCCATTCATGTCGGAGACAAGCTGTAA
- a CDS encoding aminopeptidase, translated as MTLTFDEKLRNYARLAVQVGLGIKEGQRVLVQAPVETAQLARLVVREAYAAGASFVDVRWDDDDVQLARFELAPDGSFEQISKWRVDAEIETAEAGGAVIAIRATNPNLLGGVDAERVATHQRTLAAYRRPYTAQVMTNRLNWNLISAPVSGWAELMFPDASGEEAVAQQWDAIFAATRADQPDPVALWDTHLADLKRRRDLLTEKGYHALHFQGGETDLTVGLADGHVWGGGAADTPGGITFTANIPTEEVWTAPHRERVDGTVVSTKPLSYNGTLIDGIRIQFEGGRITGASARQGEAALLKMIETDEGSHRLGEVALVPHSSPISRSGLFFYNTLYDENAASHIAIGSAYRFNVRGGVDLSLEEFQARGGNDSLTHVDWMIGSGEMNVDGLTKDGEREPVMRNGEFVI; from the coding sequence ATGACACTGACCTTTGACGAGAAGTTGCGGAATTACGCGCGGCTGGCGGTACAGGTGGGCTTAGGGATCAAAGAAGGCCAGCGCGTCCTGGTGCAGGCCCCGGTGGAAACAGCGCAGCTCGCCCGCCTGGTGGTCCGCGAAGCCTACGCGGCCGGCGCCAGTTTCGTGGACGTGCGCTGGGACGATGACGACGTGCAACTGGCCCGCTTTGAGTTGGCTCCGGACGGCAGCTTTGAGCAGATCAGCAAGTGGCGTGTGGACGCCGAGATTGAAACCGCCGAGGCGGGTGGGGCCGTCATCGCCATTCGCGCCACCAACCCCAACCTGCTGGGCGGCGTGGACGCCGAGCGCGTGGCCACGCACCAGCGCACGCTGGCCGCCTACCGCCGCCCCTACACCGCGCAGGTGATGACCAACCGCCTGAACTGGAACCTCATCAGCGCGCCGGTGTCAGGCTGGGCAGAGCTGATGTTCCCCGACGCCAGCGGCGAGGAGGCGGTGGCCCAGCAGTGGGACGCCATCTTTGCGGCCACCCGCGCCGACCAGCCAGACCCGGTGGCCCTCTGGGACACCCACCTGGCCGACCTGAAACGCCGCCGCGACCTCCTGACCGAGAAGGGCTACCACGCCCTGCACTTTCAGGGCGGTGAGACCGACTTGACGGTGGGCCTGGCCGACGGGCACGTCTGGGGCGGCGGCGCGGCCGACACGCCCGGCGGTATTACCTTTACGGCCAACATCCCGACCGAGGAAGTCTGGACTGCCCCGCACCGGGAGCGCGTGGACGGCACCGTGGTCAGCACCAAGCCGCTGTCGTACAACGGCACCCTGATTGACGGCATCCGTATCCAGTTTGAAGGCGGCCGCATCACCGGGGCCAGCGCCAGGCAAGGCGAGGCGGCGCTCCTCAAGATGATTGAGACCGATGAGGGCAGCCACCGCCTGGGCGAGGTGGCGTTGGTGCCGCACTCCAGCCCCATCAGCCGGTCGGGCCTGTTCTTTTACAACACCCTGTATGACGAGAACGCCGCCAGCCACATCGCCATTGGCAGTGCCTACCGCTTTAACGTCAGGGGCGGGGTGGACCTGAGCCTGGAAGAGTTTCAGGCCAGGGGCGGCAACGACAGCCTGACCCATGTGGACTGGATGATTGGCAGCGGTGAGATGAACGTGGACGGCCTGACCAAGGACGGCGAACGCGAGCCGGTCATGCGGAACGGCGAGTTCGTGATTTGA